A part of Rhipicephalus microplus isolate Deutch F79 chromosome 8, USDA_Rmic, whole genome shotgun sequence genomic DNA contains:
- the Gart gene encoding trifunctional purine biosynthetic protein adenosine-3 Gart encodes MYDKVLVIGNGGREHAIVWKLAQSPRIQTIYVAPGNAGTSTESKAVNVDIDVKSNKSVVDWCKANGIALVAIGPEEYLCRGLADDLEAAGVKCFGPSAKAAEIEASKAFSKDFMAKHGIPTAQYQNFENAESAKTYIRNADFPALVVKASGLAAGKGVIVAADKTEAIAAIDTIMKDKVLGSAGDTVVVEELLDGDEISVLVFSDGVNYSIMPAVQDHKRLKDGDQGPNTGGMGAYCPCPLVSDQVMEQIRVEVVQRTLDSMLKDGRKFVGVLFVGIMLTKSGPKVLEFNCRFGDPETESVLPLLESDLYETMLACTEGNLPRALPIWKKNLYAVGVVLASGGYPQSYPKGKIITGLEKAREHGVQIFHAGTAKSENHIVTSGGRVMVCLATHTDLRTAKQLAQLGAEIVHFEGKFFRHDIAFRAIGRVSKKDPLTYSMSGVDIAAGDRLVKSITALTDSTKRPGTMGSIGGFGGLFDLKAAGYTDPILVSGTDGVGTKLKIAQSFHFHDTIGIDLVAMCVNDILAQGAEPLFFLDYFACGKLDPGVAKQVIAGIAEGCRQAKCSLIGGETAEMPGMYAIGDYDLAGFSVGAVERDRVLPRSDIKDGDVIIGFPSSGIHSNGYSLVRKVVERAGLRYGDRAPFEESKRLGEVLLTPTKIYIKMLLNAVKKGYIKALAHITGGGLTENIPRVLPPGYGAFLDCNNWAIQPVFKWIANEGNIGDEEMLRTFNCGIGMVAIASPSDAQAIIDESEGQGRIVGQILAIEEGSPKVNVRNFQESLNTRADKIVKRKFGVLISGSGTNLQALIDHIENMKGRSAAEIVLVISNVDGVEGLRRAQRAGIPTKVISHKGYKVRAEYDMKLHEALTAAGVEFIILAGFMRIITAEFINKWPGRIINIHPSLLPSFKGHDAHKQVLAAGVKITGCTVHFVVPEIDSGAIIAQGATTVELDDTEETLQERVKKVEHRVFPEAMEMVAQGKVFLQPDGKIVFSRND; translated from the coding sequence ATGTACGACAAGGTCTTGGTCATCGGAAACggtggccgcgagcacgccatcgTGTGGAAGCTCGCGCAGTCGCCCCGCATCCAGACCATCTACGTTGCGCCCGGAAACGCCGGCACCAGCACCGAATCCAAGGCTGTCAACGTCGACATCGACGTGAAGAGCAACAAGTCGGTCGTCGACTGGTGCAAAGCGAATGGCATCGCCCTCGTGGCCATCGGCCCGGAGGAGTATTTGTGTCGCGGACTCGCCGATGACCTCGAAGCGGCCGGTGTCAAATGTTTCGGCCCCAGCGCCAAGGCAGCAGAAATCGAAGCTAGCAAAGCGTTCTCCAAGGATTTCATGGCCAAACATGGCATCCCGACAGCGCAGTACCAGAACTTCGAGAATGCGGAGAGTGCCAAAACGTACATCCGAAACGCCGACTTCCCGGCTCTCGTCGTCAAGGCAAGTGGCCTGGCCGCCGGCAAAGGGGTCATTGTCGCTGCTGATAAGACGGAAGCCATTGCTGCCATCGACACTATCATGAAAGACAAGGTCCTCGGATCCGCCGGGGACACCGTCGTTGTCGAGGAGCTGCTCGACGGTGATGAGATCTCCGTTTTGGTCTTTTCGGATGGTGTCAACTACTCCATCATGCCGGCAGTCCAGGACCACAAGAGGCTCAAAGATGGTGACCAGGGTCCTAACACCGGTGGGATGGGGGCGTACTGCCCTTGCCCACTCGTTTCGGATCAAGTAATGGAGCAGATCAGAGTAGAGGTCGTGCAGAGAACCCTGGATAGCATGCTCAAAGATGGAAGAAAGTTTGTAGGCGTTCTCTTTGTAGGAATCATGCTCACTAAGTCCGGGCCCAAGGTTCTGGAGTTCAACTGTAGATTTGGAGACCCCGAAACAGAATCTGTATTGCCTTTGCTTGAGTCCGACCTTTATGAGACAATGCTTGCTTGCACTGAAGGCAACCTTCCACGAGCTCTTCCAATCTGGAAGAAGAACTTGTATGCTGTTGGTGTTGTCCTTGCCAGTGGTGGCTACCCTCAAAGCTATCCAAAAGGCAAGATCATTACAGGCCTTGAGAAAGCCAGGGAACATGGCGTGCAGATATTTCATGCTGGCACCGCGAAGAGCGAAAATCACATTGTGACATCTGGTGGACGTGTAATGGTCTGCCTTGCTACTCACACTGACCTTCGTACTGCGAAGCAGCTTGCTCAGCTTGGTGCAGAGATTGTGCACTTTGAAGGAAAGTTCTTCCGGCATGATATTGCCTTTAGGGCCATTGGTCGTGTGTCCAAGAAAGACCCGCTGACATACTCGATGTCTGGAGTGGACATTGCAGCTGGTGATCGTCTGGTAAAAAGCATCACTGCACTGACCGATTCGACCAAACGACCTGGTACAATGGGATCGATTGGTGGATTCGGAGGACTGTTTGACTTGAAAGCTGCAGGCTATACAGATCCTATTCTTGTTTCGGGTACTGATGGTGTTGGCACAAAATTGAAAATTGCTCAGAGCTTTCACTTCCATGACACTATTGGTATTGACCTTGTGGCCATGTGTGTAAATGACATTCTAGCCCAGGGTGCGGAGCCCCTGTTTTTTCTGGATTACTTTGCCTGTGGTAAGCTGGACCCTGGTGTTGCCAAGCAAGTGATTGCTGGAATTGCTGAAGGTTGCAGGCAGGCCAAGTGCTCGTTGATAGGTGGTGAAACAGCTGAAATGCCAGGAATGTATGCCATTGGTGACTATGATTTGGCTGGATTTTCTGTTGGAGCTGTGGAAAGAGACAGAGTCCTCCCTAGAAGTGACATCAAGGACGGGGATGTCATCATTGGATTTCCATCATCGGGAATCCACAGCAATGGCTACAGCTTGGTGCGCAAAGTGGTGGAGCGTGCGGGTCTCCGTTACGGCGACCGTGCACCTTTTGAAGAATCGAAAAGGCTTGGTGAAGTGCTGCTGACTCCTACAAAGATTTACATTAAGATGCTACTCAATGCTGTAAAGAAAGGATACATCAAAGCCCTCGCTCACATCACTGGTGGTGGCCTCACTGAAAACATACCGAGGGTTTTGCCACCTGGCTACGGCGCATTTTTAGATTGCAACAATTGGGCAATTCAGCCAGTGTTCAAGTGGATTGCCAATGAAGGCAACATTGGCGATGAGGAAATGCTGAGAACATTCAACTGTGGCATTGGTATGGTTGCTATTGCATCACCGTCAGATGCTCAAGCCATCATCGATGAGTCAGAAGGACAAGGGCGTATTGTTGGACAGATCTTGGCCATTGAAGAAGGCTCTCCAAAGGTTAATGTTAGAAATTTTCAGGAATCTCTTAACACTCGTGCTGACAAAATTGTGAAGAGAAAGTTCGGGGTGCTCATTTCAGGGTCGGGGACAAATCTTCAGGCTCTTATTGATCACATCGAAAACATGAAAGGGCGAAGTGCAGCTGAAATTGTCCTTGTTATCTCAAACGTGGATGGTGTGGAAGGCCTTCGTAGGGCTCAGAGAGCTGGAATCCCAACCAAGGTCATCAGCCACAAGGGTTACAAAGTGAGGGCCGAGTATGACATGAAGTTGCATGAAGCACTGACAGCAGCAGGGGTGGAATTCATCATCTTAGCAGGTTTTATGAGGATCATTACAGCAGAGTTCATTAACAAGTGGCCTGGCAGGATAATCAACATCCACCCATCTTTGCTGCCTTCCTTCAAAGGACATGATGCTCACAAACAAGTTTTGGCTGCTGGGGTGAAGATCACAGGCTGCACGGTCCACTTCGTGGTGCCTGAAATTGATTCAGGGGCAATAATTGCCCAGGGAGCAACAACTGTGGAGCTAGACGACACTGAGGAAACGTTGCAAGAGCGTGTGAAGAAGGTTGAGCATAGAGTTTTCCCAGAAGCTATGGAAATGGTGGCACAAGGCAAGGTTTTCCTTCAACCTGATGGCAAGATTGTTTTCTCTAGAAATGACTGA